In Actinotignum schaalii, the sequence CGTACGCTCTCCGTATCCGCCAGGGCCGCGTGGTCCCCGCGCACTGATTCGTCATTAAAAGTGGTGAGGGTTTCTCCCACGATGGTTTCCAGGAAGGCGGCGTCACGGCGCGGATCAATTCCGCGGTGCCGAATCGTTTCCCGCACCCGTTCTTCTATGCCCTGCCGGCTAGCGGAGGCAGCGCGATATGCACGGCTGGCCAGGTGCGTTGGGCGAGCCGAGGCGAGGCCCCCGGGCCGGGGATATGCCGTGTCGTGCATGGCGCCTCCTTGTGATACTCGGGTAGTGATCGTGGTGAGGTGCTCTCACTTTAGGGTCTCCCGCATCCGCGAAAAGCACCTAGCCGGCTGGCTGTGGATAGGGGATACGTTTCGCGATCATGTGGATAGTTCCGGCGACCGGCCTATTCCGGGCATAGCGACAGACCTATCCGGACGCAGCACCGGACTTATCGGGCAGCCGCAGCCGGCCTATATCCGGGGTGTAGGCAAGCACGTGGCTACGTTTTCGGATAAATTGAGGGGGTGACTACTTCTCCGCTCTATCTTGCTGCGCTTGCCGTCGGGGCTCTCGGCGTCGAGATTGTCTCCACGCGCCAACCGTTTGTGGAGACGGAAGATTTTGTTTCCGGGTGCGTCCTTGATTCTCAGGGGCGCCACTGGATGGTCAAAGTTCCTCAGAATGGCACGGCGGCGACGTCGTTAGAAGCCGAGGCAGCTCTGGCTCCCCAGCTTTTGGAGGAATTGCGGGCCGGGCGCCTGCCTTTCGATATTATGCGGCCGGCCGGTTTTGTTGATGCTGATACCGGGGGTCGCGCGGTGGTCTACCCGGAGCCTTTTGGGCGGGCGCTGGTTTTCGAAGCTCTCGGTGAGGAAGAAGTGCGGGAAATGGGCCGCACGCTTGCCGCGATTCACAGCATTGATCGGGATGTGGTGGCTCGTTCCGGGTTGCCTGTCTATACGGCTGAGCAGTGGCGCGCGCGGGTGCGGGCCGAACTGGAGGCAGCCGATCAGGAAACCTCCCTTCCCACGATTTTGCGCCAGCGCTGGATGGATGTGCTGGATAGTGACGAGGTGTGGGATTTCGAGGAAACGGTTGTCCACGGTGATGTGGCTTCCGATAATTTCTTGTGGTCGAATGGCTCGGTTGCGAGCGTGCTCGGTTTCGGTGAGGCACACGTGGGTGACCCGGCCCGCGATTTAGCGGCAATGCTTGTTCTTGATGATGAACAGTGGCCGAGTTTTATTACTTCCTATGAGAATGCGCGCTCGGTTGAACTGAGGGAAGCGGATTACACCCGTATTATTTTCACGTCGGAGTTCGCGATTATTCGCTGGCTCATGTACGGGATTCGTACGGGCAGCATGGACATTAGGAACGACGCCGTCCAGATGCTCGGCGCGCTGGCCGAGGACGTACGTGAGGCCCCGGATTTGCTCCCAGCGCCCCCGGCATCGGAGCCGGCTTTCACTGACAGTGCTTCCGATGCCGCGGCGAGCGGCGCGGAGGAGCTGACCGGGGAGACAGCGGTTACTGCTCCTGATTGGGCAGACCCGCACGAAGCAGAATTTCCTCCTCGCTGAGCTTTCCAGCCCGTAATTCTTCAGCCCGATTTCCCCGCAGGTAGACGAAAGAGGCATCAATATCCGCGAGAGGAACACCGTGCGCCCGAGACCAGGCAAGCCGGTAGAGGGCAAGCTGGAGCTCCCGAGCAGCTTTCGTTTCCCCGTAGGGGCGCCGCCCAGATTTCCAGTCCACGATAGTCACCGGGGCACGCCCGGGTACCTGTGAAGTGTCGAAAACAGCGTCGAGTGCACAGTGGACAACGTGCCCTCCGATGACCACGCCGAGTTGCTGTTCAATGGCGAGGGGCGGATAGCTGGCCCATTCGGACGCTTCGTAATTCTCATACATACACGCGATTTCTTCCGCGCTGAGAACCGGATCATGCTCGAAGGGATCCTCGCTATCAATATCAAGCACGGCGGCGCTCGCGTAACTATCAGCGATTTTTTCGTGCAGAATCGTCCCCAAACGTGCAGCTCGCGAGGGCTGGCGGGGAACCGGGCGGCGTTTATTGAGCAGGTATTCTTCGCGGTGTTCAGCCCGGTAAACCAGCTCGGTGGCGGTGTAATGCCCGCCAGCCTCGGTGTACTCGGCTGTTTCGGCTTGCTGTTTGCGTGCGATAAGCCGGCCGATGACCTGAGAGAGTTCGGCGCGCTGGTCAGCATCGAGAGTTTCCGCTTCGATGGGGAGACTGCGGGCCAGGTCACGCGGCCAGGCAAGCAGATCGGGCGCTTCGAAATAATGCGGTACCGGTTCGAGGGCCGGCGGGTACACAACGTATTCCCCGAAGATGTCGACGAGCTCATCCACACTCAAGCTGTCCGGTGCAATATCCGGGAATCCTTCCGGCAGCTGCACGGAGGAAACCGTGGCAGGCGAGGCAGCCAGCACCAGCTCCCCGCGGGCGGCAGCTTCCCGCACCGCGCTCAAGAAACACGAGGGCTGCCGAGCTTCAACGCCGAGTGCGTTATCACTCCCATCTGCCGTGGTTTCGACAGCGTTTTTCTTCGCTTGCTTTTCTGCTTTCTGTACCCGGCCGGACACATCTTTATCGTCTTGGAAACAGTATCCGGCCAGCAGGAGCTCCCGAGTGGAACGAGTAAAGGCCACGTAGGCGAGGCGTCGCATTTCTTCGCTTTCGTGGTACGCCAATTCGTCGAGGAACCGCGCGTAGGTGTTCGCGACGGTGATTTTGTCGAGATTGCGCGCACCGGCCAGTGTGAATTGGGGCAGGTACGGATAGTCGGTACGCAGGGGGTACGGGAACATACCGGTATTGCGCGGCCAGGCTTTCACTCCTTCTGTCACTTCGGAGAACTGGCCTTTCACGAGTTCAGGTACGACGACGAGGTCACGCCATTCCAAACCTTTGGCAGCATGAACGGTCATCAATTGGATAACCCCGGGGGTAACATCGACCGCGCTCTCCACCCGCGGAATATCTGCCCCGGATTCTTCTTCCCCACCGTGCTCTTCTGTTTCCACCACATCGAGCCATTCCACGAATTCGCGCATACCGCGCTGGCTATCACCGTGCTCATAGGTGCGGGCCAGGGAGATGAATTGGTCGATGGAGGTACGAACCCGTTGCCCACCTTCACTGCGGGTAGCGGCCGCGGTATCGAGGCCGAGCAGGTGAACGGCCCGGTCAACCTGATCCCCCAAAGAGTTATGCAAACCGGAACGTAAGGACGCGAGGGTGGCATTCAAGCGTCGCAAACGTTCCCAGCCAATGCCGGAGAATTCGGCGCGCGCGGATCGGGCTGCTTGCCTGAGCTCAGCTTCGCCCGTTCCCTCCAGCTCCGCCACATCCGCGTGCTCACCAGGGGTGCTTGGGGTGCTTGCCACGAGCATAAGCGCGTGGAGTGCCTCGCCCAGATTGGCTTCGTCACGGCTGTTGAGAAGGGGTTGCGCGGTGGCCGATGCACCCGCGGCGCCAGGCTCTCCCCCGCGGCCGGGTGCGGCGTCGTCGTTAATAAAACTGGCACGCACGTCGCTATCGACTTTGGTGACCGCCACGGCCGCGTAGCGACGCGCCCAGCGCGAGAGCGCGCGGATATCCGCCACCCCAATATTCCAGTGGGCAAGTAGGCGCGCGAGGAGGTCGCCGCGGGCCGGGTTGGCGGCCAGGCCGAGGGCGGCCCGCAGGGTAATGATTTCCGGGCGCGCCACCAGCGATTCTCCGCCCACGATCTCAAAGGCGAGGGGCTGAGGCGTGGTGCCTCCAGGGTGAGCGGCAGATTCCCTGGCGAGCTGGCTGTTGAGTTCGCGCAGTGCGGCGGCCATCATATCGATATAGGAGCGTTTGCGGCACAGGACGGCGATCTCGGCCCCGCGCGGTGCTTCACCGCGAGCGCGCCGCTCTTTGTTTTCCGCGGCCACGCGTTCGCGTACCGCGAGGATATGCCGGGCGATACTCCGGTAGGAGTCTTCGCGAAGGAGGGTACGGATTTCGCTGACGCGCCCGGCTCCCGCTCCGGGGCGTTCACGCAACCTCAGCGGCGCGATATCGGCACTATCCCCCGCGCTCCCCGCCTGTCCCGCGCTTGTTGGGGCGGGCCTGAATTCGGGTGGGAAATTCGGGTGGTCGCGATCTTCGCGTAGGAACGTGTCTCTTTCCAGGGGAGCGGCGACGGCGTTGCCTGCCGCGAGCACAGCCCGATCATTACGGAAAGCGGTGGAGAGCTGGAGTTTCTCTACGTGCCCGAAAATCCGGGTGGTGTGGCGTGCGAAGTTGGTGAGGGCGGCGGCGCTGGCGCCTCGCCACCCGTAAATGGCCTGGTTCGGGTCGCCTACCGCGGTGATGGATAGGAAGCCGTCTCGTTTCGCGGTGAGGGCGCTGAGGAGGAATTGTGCTTGGTTTTCGTCGGTGTCTTGGTATTCGTCGAGCAGGATGAGGCGATACCGGGAGGAGATTTCCTTGGCGATTTGGGGATACCGGGTCATGATGCGCCCGGCGATGGCGACCTGGTCGGCGAATTCGGTGACGTTGAGTTCTTTTTTGAGCTGCAGGTAGGACTCCACTAGCCCGAGCACGACCTGTTGCTGTTTGGGTACTGCCGCTCCCCCTTTCAAATTGGTGAATTTCTTGGAGGCATCCGGGTACCAGCAGCGTGCGCTCATGATGCGTGTTGAGTCGGCACATAGCGTTTCCAGGGCGTGATCTTGGGCGGTGAGGAAAGCGCGGGCTTCTTCTAGCTCCACGCCGTTGGTGAGGATTCCTTGGGCGAAGGTGAGGGCATCATTAATGAGACTGGACCGGCTGCGTTCGGCCAGGACCGCGGTACTAGCGCTGCTGGGCAGGGCGCTGACGACCTGGTCCATGAGCTGGACGCGTTCGGCATCCGTGATGAGGCGGGCGGTGGGATCGGCTCCGACCAGCATGCCGTAGGCTCCGGCGATGTCGTTGGCGAAAGAGTTGTAGGTGGATATGACGGGCCGGCGCATGGTGCTTCCCGCGTTGCTTCCTTCCGGGGCGAGGAGACCAAGTTTTTCCAGGCTGGTAT encodes:
- a CDS encoding phosphotransferase gives rise to the protein MTTSPLYLAALAVGALGVEIVSTRQPFVETEDFVSGCVLDSQGRHWMVKVPQNGTAATSLEAEAALAPQLLEELRAGRLPFDIMRPAGFVDADTGGRAVVYPEPFGRALVFEALGEEEVREMGRTLAAIHSIDRDVVARSGLPVYTAEQWRARVRAELEAADQETSLPTILRQRWMDVLDSDEVWDFEETVVHGDVASDNFLWSNGSVASVLGFGEAHVGDPARDLAAMLVLDDEQWPSFITSYENARSVELREADYTRIIFTSEFAIIRWLMYGIRTGSMDIRNDAVQMLGALAEDVREAPDLLPAPPASEPAFTDSASDAAASGAEELTGETAVTAPDWADPHEAEFPPR
- a CDS encoding ATP-dependent DNA helicase — its product is MTPTPHEYLEAQAPVEPDAALDRILAGQEHPPTAEQRRVITSTAPAILVVAGAGSGKTKTMVDRIAYHLACGNVSPDEVLGLTFTRKAAGELAERVNTSLEKLGLLAPEGSNAGSTMRRPVISTYNSFANDIAGAYGMLVGADPTARLITDAERVQLMDQVVSALPSSASTAVLAERSRSSLINDALTFAQGILTNGVELEEARAFLTAQDHALETLCADSTRIMSARCWYPDASKKFTNLKGGAAVPKQQQVVLGLVESYLQLKKELNVTEFADQVAIAGRIMTRYPQIAKEISSRYRLILLDEYQDTDENQAQFLLSALTAKRDGFLSITAVGDPNQAIYGWRGASAAALTNFARHTTRIFGHVEKLQLSTAFRNDRAVLAAGNAVAAPLERDTFLREDRDHPNFPPEFRPAPTSAGQAGSAGDSADIAPLRLRERPGAGAGRVSEIRTLLREDSYRSIARHILAVRERVAAENKERRARGEAPRGAEIAVLCRKRSYIDMMAAALRELNSQLARESAAHPGGTTPQPLAFEIVGGESLVARPEIITLRAALGLAANPARGDLLARLLAHWNIGVADIRALSRWARRYAAVAVTKVDSDVRASFINDDAAPGRGGEPGAAGASATAQPLLNSRDEANLGEALHALMLVASTPSTPGEHADVAELEGTGEAELRQAARSARAEFSGIGWERLRRLNATLASLRSGLHNSLGDQVDRAVHLLGLDTAAATRSEGGQRVRTSIDQFISLARTYEHGDSQRGMREFVEWLDVVETEEHGGEEESGADIPRVESAVDVTPGVIQLMTVHAAKGLEWRDLVVVPELVKGQFSEVTEGVKAWPRNTGMFPYPLRTDYPYLPQFTLAGARNLDKITVANTYARFLDELAYHESEEMRRLAYVAFTRSTRELLLAGYCFQDDKDVSGRVQKAEKQAKKNAVETTADGSDNALGVEARQPSCFLSAVREAAARGELVLAASPATVSSVQLPEGFPDIAPDSLSVDELVDIFGEYVVYPPALEPVPHYFEAPDLLAWPRDLARSLPIEAETLDADQRAELSQVIGRLIARKQQAETAEYTEAGGHYTATELVYRAEHREEYLLNKRRPVPRQPSRAARLGTILHEKIADSYASAAVLDIDSEDPFEHDPVLSAEEIACMYENYEASEWASYPPLAIEQQLGVVIGGHVVHCALDAVFDTSQVPGRAPVTIVDWKSGRRPYGETKAARELQLALYRLAWSRAHGVPLADIDASFVYLRGNRAEELRAGKLSEEEILLRAGLPNQEQ